The following are from one region of the Candidatus Hydrogenedentota bacterium genome:
- a CDS encoding Gfo/Idh/MocA family oxidoreductase: protein MLRVGLIGYGYWGPNLARNFNMHAGCTLVRVADMLEKRRKLVEKSYPAVDVVDDPARITRADDIDVVVVATPVFTHFDLARDALLHGKHVWVEKPMTSNSAQAAELVDLAESRGLLLMVDHTFLFTGTVMKMKELVDAGELGDIYYYDSVRINLGIFQHDINVIWDLAPHDFSIMDHLLGPKARALSAHGSGHFNTGLEDVAYVIVHYDNNLMAHFHVNWLSPVKVRRTILGGSKKMLLWDDLNMEERIKVYDKGMEVETKEGMYQILATPRHGAMHAPVVPGVEALYAEIDYMARCLESRERPFNDGQAGLRMVRLLEATDASLRENGRLVELA, encoded by the coding sequence ATGCTGCGCGTCGGACTCATCGGCTACGGGTACTGGGGCCCCAACCTCGCCCGAAACTTCAACATGCACGCCGGGTGTACCCTGGTGCGCGTGGCGGACATGCTGGAAAAACGGCGGAAGCTCGTGGAGAAGTCCTACCCCGCCGTGGACGTGGTGGACGACCCCGCCCGGATCACCCGGGCGGACGACATTGACGTCGTCGTCGTCGCCACGCCGGTCTTCACCCACTTTGACCTGGCCAGGGACGCGCTGCTCCACGGCAAGCATGTCTGGGTGGAGAAGCCCATGACCTCCAACAGCGCCCAGGCCGCCGAGCTGGTGGACCTCGCGGAGTCGCGCGGACTGCTGCTCATGGTGGACCACACCTTCCTGTTCACCGGCACGGTGATGAAGATGAAGGAGCTGGTGGACGCCGGGGAGCTGGGCGACATCTACTACTACGACTCGGTGCGCATCAACCTGGGCATCTTCCAGCACGACATCAACGTGATCTGGGACCTGGCACCCCACGACTTCTCGATCATGGACCACCTGCTCGGGCCGAAGGCCCGCGCCCTCAGCGCCCACGGCTCGGGCCATTTCAACACGGGGCTGGAGGATGTGGCCTACGTCATCGTCCACTACGACAACAACCTCATGGCCCACTTCCATGTGAACTGGCTCTCCCCCGTGAAGGTGCGGCGCACGATCCTGGGCGGATCGAAGAAGATGCTGCTGTGGGACGACCTGAACATGGAGGAGCGGATCAAGGTCTACGACAAGGGGATGGAGGTGGAGACGAAGGAGGGCATGTACCAGATTCTCGCCACCCCGCGCCACGGGGCCATGCACGCCCCGGTGGTCCCCGGCGTCGAGGCCCTCTACGCGGAGATTGACTACATGGCGCGCTGCCTGGAGAGCCGGGAGCGCCCCTTCAACGACGGGCAGGCGGGCCTGCGCATGGTGCGCCTGCTGGAGGCGACGGACGCCTCGCTGCGCGAAAACGGCCGCCTCGTGGAGCTTGCCTGA
- a CDS encoding N-acetyltransferase has product MDSYNRIAPDVTLGEGVRLACFINAYGCRIGERTKIGAFVEIQKNAVIGADCKISSHTFICEGVSIGDGVFIGHNVTFTNDKYPRAVNPDGSMQTEADWKVAPVHVGDRASIGSSVTVLCGVTIGEGAMVGAGSVVTKSVPPGELWAGSPARFLRRAPDAPQEGAEPPTA; this is encoded by the coding sequence ATGGACAGTTACAACCGCATCGCGCCCGATGTGACCCTCGGCGAGGGGGTGCGCCTGGCGTGCTTCATCAACGCCTACGGCTGCCGCATCGGCGAGCGCACGAAAATCGGCGCCTTCGTGGAGATCCAGAAGAACGCCGTCATCGGCGCGGACTGCAAAATCTCCAGCCACACCTTCATCTGCGAGGGCGTCTCCATCGGCGACGGCGTCTTCATCGGGCACAACGTCACCTTCACCAACGACAAGTACCCGCGCGCCGTCAACCCGGACGGCTCGATGCAGACCGAGGCGGACTGGAAGGTGGCGCCCGTCCACGTGGGCGACCGCGCCTCCATCGGATCCAGTGTCACCGTCCTGTGCGGCGTCACCATCGGCGAGGGCGCCATGGTCGGCGCGGGCAGCGTGGTCACCAAATCCGTGCCCCCGGGCGAGCTGTGGGCCGGAAGCCCCGCCCGCTTCCTCCGCCGCGCCCCGGACGCCCCCCAGGAGGGCGCGGAACCCCCGACGGCATGA